Proteins co-encoded in one Paracrocinitomix mangrovi genomic window:
- a CDS encoding phytoene/squalene synthase family protein — protein sequence MKQLYDQYSFLASKYVTKKYSTSFYTGVMFLDHKIRNDIHAIYGFVRLADEIVDSFHDYNKQELLDEFKADTYKAIDQKISLNPVLHSFQYTVNEYQIDRDLIDQFLHSMEMDLNPLDYDQNKYEEYILGSAEVVGLMCLKVFVYGDQEKYDELKPYAMKLGSAFQKINFLRDLKADVEGLGRVYFPNIGDEGITPENKLKIEREIEEEFNFAYKGILKLPKSSRFGVYVSYVYYTKLLAKIKRKTTQELMSDRIRVSNKRKAFLFAKSYFRNSINLL from the coding sequence ATGAAACAGTTATATGACCAATACAGCTTTTTGGCATCAAAGTATGTGACCAAAAAGTACAGTACATCATTTTATACAGGAGTGATGTTTTTAGATCATAAAATCAGAAATGATATTCATGCCATTTATGGGTTTGTGCGTCTGGCAGATGAAATTGTAGATTCATTTCACGATTATAATAAACAAGAGTTGTTGGATGAATTTAAAGCTGATACTTACAAGGCAATTGATCAAAAAATATCCTTGAATCCTGTTTTGCATTCATTCCAATATACGGTAAATGAATATCAAATAGATCGTGATTTAATTGATCAGTTTCTACATTCAATGGAGATGGATTTAAATCCATTGGATTATGATCAAAATAAATATGAAGAGTACATTTTAGGATCTGCTGAGGTTGTTGGCTTAATGTGCCTAAAGGTTTTTGTTTATGGTGATCAAGAAAAATATGATGAATTAAAACCTTATGCCATGAAGTTGGGCTCGGCTTTTCAAAAAATCAACTTCCTAAGAGATTTAAAGGCAGATGTTGAAGGATTGGGTAGAGTGTATTTCCCAAATATTGGTGATGAAGGAATCACTCCGGAGAATAAACTTAAAATTGAAAGAGAAATTGAAGAGGAGTTCAACTTTGCCTACAAAGGGATATTAAAGCTTCCTAAATCTTCAAGATTTGGAGTTTATGTGAGTTACGTTTATTACACAAAGTTGTTGGCTAAAATCAAACGTAAAACAACGCAGGAACTTATGTCTGACAGAATTAGGGTAAGTAACAAAAGAAAGGCCTTTTTGTTTGCTAAGTCATATTTCAGAAACTCAATAAATCTGTTGTGA
- a CDS encoding DUF2797 domain-containing protein → MEVKLNKLKSTLEEVVHYQLISNDDTIDINDLIGKEISMTFHGKTQCKSCGDFKKLFAQGFCYNCFLKAPEASPCIINPELCEGHLGKGRDVEWEKANHVQPHVVYLAVSSDLKIGVTRESQVPTRWIDQGASFAIVVAEVPYRKIAGDIEVALKGTFTDKTNWRNMLKNVVIDVDLEDEKWQIEELLPMDLAEYMSEDDTIWEINYPVSKYPEKVVSVGFDKQAEIKGTLSGVKGQYFIFDDGRVLNIRKHEGYYVDFKM, encoded by the coding sequence ATGGAAGTAAAACTCAACAAATTAAAATCTACACTTGAAGAAGTAGTGCATTATCAACTAATTAGCAATGATGACACAATTGACATTAACGATTTAATTGGCAAAGAGATAAGCATGACATTTCATGGCAAAACGCAGTGTAAAAGTTGTGGAGATTTTAAAAAATTATTTGCTCAGGGATTTTGTTACAATTGCTTTTTAAAGGCACCTGAAGCAAGTCCATGTATAATTAACCCTGAACTTTGTGAAGGACATTTAGGAAAAGGTAGAGATGTAGAATGGGAGAAAGCAAATCACGTTCAACCACATGTAGTTTATCTTGCGGTATCTTCTGATTTAAAAATCGGCGTAACAAGAGAATCTCAAGTACCAACAAGATGGATTGATCAAGGCGCTTCATTTGCCATTGTTGTTGCTGAAGTACCTTACAGAAAAATAGCTGGAGATATTGAAGTTGCCCTTAAAGGAACTTTTACTGACAAAACAAATTGGCGAAATATGCTTAAAAACGTTGTCATTGATGTTGATTTAGAAGATGAGAAATGGCAAATAGAAGAACTATTACCTATGGATCTGGCAGAATATATGAGCGAAGATGATACAATTTGGGAAATAAATTATCCGGTTTCAAAATACCCTGAAAAAGTAGTTAGCGTAGGTTTTGATAAGCAAGCTGAAATTAAAGGAACATTGTCGGGAGTAAAAGGTCAGTATTTTATTTTTGATGATGGCCGTGTATTAAACATACGTAAACATGAAGGATATTATGTTGATTTTAAGATGTAG
- a CDS encoding RNA polymerase sigma factor, producing MTAFEFNSRVIALNDFISRFALQYTKDEDLAKDLAQETILKALTNREKFRTNTNLKGWLKVILKNTFINSYRKKSNQMISYNSEYYRVMNGNPDEYKPDDILMTDHIEKLINDLDPAMAEPFKMHFEGFKYHEIAEELDLPLGTVKSRIHQSRKVLAKKVER from the coding sequence ATGACTGCATTTGAATTTAATTCGCGCGTTATTGCACTGAATGATTTTATATCTCGATTCGCTTTACAATACACAAAGGATGAAGATTTAGCCAAAGACCTGGCGCAAGAAACTATTCTGAAGGCTTTAACAAATAGAGAAAAATTCAGAACCAATACAAATCTTAAAGGATGGCTAAAGGTGATACTGAAAAATACCTTTATCAACTCTTACAGAAAAAAGTCAAATCAAATGATCTCATATAACTCTGAATACTACAGGGTGATGAATGGTAATCCTGATGAATATAAACCGGATGATATTTTAATGACTGATCACATTGAAAAATTGATCAATGATCTAGACCCGGCAATGGCCGAACCATTTAAAATGCATTTTGAAGGTTTCAAATATCATGAGATAGCAGAAGAGTTGGACTTGCCTTTAGGTACTGTTAAAAGTAGAATTCATCAGAGCAGAAAAGTATTAGCTAAAAAAGTAGAAAGATGA
- a CDS encoding DUF1684 domain-containing protein encodes MKLFSLTIILISSVWAIAQTEDSLFLEVKTFQKEQNEHYWDKEQSPLKKKERKKFKGHNFFEIDLNYRVNARVEVLENQDTIVMPTSAGTEKKYLRYAKLHFVIDSASYVLTAYMSAKLQYQDYLFIPFTDQTSGNETYGGGRYLDIEVPQNDSVIINFNLAYNPYCAYTSGWFCPFPPAENNLNVAIKAGLMAPDLH; translated from the coding sequence ATGAAGCTTTTTAGCTTAACAATAATATTGATATCCTCTGTTTGGGCAATTGCTCAGACAGAGGATTCTTTGTTTTTAGAGGTAAAAACTTTTCAAAAAGAGCAAAACGAGCATTATTGGGATAAAGAACAATCACCTTTAAAAAAGAAAGAAAGAAAAAAGTTTAAAGGGCATAATTTCTTTGAAATTGACCTGAATTATAGGGTCAATGCACGTGTTGAGGTTTTAGAAAATCAAGACACTATTGTAATGCCAACTTCAGCCGGAACTGAAAAAAAATATTTGAGATACGCAAAATTGCATTTTGTTATTGACAGTGCTTCTTATGTTTTAACGGCCTATATGAGTGCAAAACTGCAGTATCAAGATTATTTATTTATTCCATTTACAGATCAAACTTCGGGGAATGAAACCTATGGTGGAGGAAGATATTTAGACATTGAAGTTCCGCAAAATGATTCGGTAATTATTAATTTCAATTTGGCCTATAATCCCTATTGCGCGTACACTTCCGGATGGTTTTGCCCTTTTCCTCCTGCCGAGAATAATTTGAATGTCGCTATAAAAGCAGGACTTATGGCACCTGATTTGCATTGA
- a CDS encoding MlaE family ABC transporter permease, translating to MRPEKLRVFRQMFFDEVDAIVISSIPLVAFLSVFMGGVISLQTAANMGSPFLPEYTIGYITRSSTILEFSPTIISLILAGKVGSNIASEIGTMRVTEQIDALEIMGVNSIGYLMLPKILSTTLFLPFVVIISMVLCLVGGWIAGVQSGLYSTHTYLIGIKAFWYTDSWYVYYALVKTTVFGFLITSIACYYGYYTKGGSLEVGRSSTKAVVAASVAILLANYVITQLLLV from the coding sequence ATGAGACCTGAAAAACTGCGTGTTTTCAGGCAAATGTTCTTTGATGAAGTAGATGCCATTGTAATTAGTTCTATTCCATTAGTTGCATTTTTATCAGTTTTTATGGGGGGTGTAATCTCTTTGCAAACTGCTGCAAATATGGGTTCGCCTTTTTTACCTGAATATACTATTGGATATATCACAAGGTCATCTACCATTTTAGAATTTTCACCAACTATTATTTCACTTATTTTGGCTGGTAAAGTAGGTTCTAATATTGCATCTGAAATTGGAACTATGAGAGTTACTGAGCAAATTGATGCGCTTGAAATTATGGGAGTTAATTCTATAGGATACCTCATGTTACCTAAAATTCTATCAACTACTTTGTTTTTACCTTTTGTTGTAATTATTTCAATGGTTCTTTGTTTGGTAGGAGGATGGATTGCAGGTGTTCAGTCAGGACTGTATTCTACTCATACTTATTTGATAGGAATCAAAGCTTTTTGGTACACTGATTCATGGTACGTTTATTATGCTTTGGTAAAAACCACAGTGTTTGGATTTTTAATCACTTCTATTGCCTGTTATTATGGATATTATACCAAAGGAGGATCATTAGAAGTAGGTCGTTCAAGTACTAAAGCTGTTGTTGCTGCTTCAGTGGCAATTTTATTGGCAAATTATGTAATCACGCAATTGTTGTTGGTGTAA
- a CDS encoding ABC transporter ATP-binding protein, whose translation MIVVDNISKSFGDTQILFDVSATFSEGQVNLIIGASGQGKSVLTKCIVGLHEVDKGAILYDGRDFTAMNRKERIEIRKEIGMLFQGSALFDSLTVEENVMFPLKMFTNMSLEERRDRANFCLQRVDIINKNDLFPAECSGGMQKRIAIARAIAMNPKYLFCDEPNSGLDPKTSIRIDNLIKEITYEYNMTTVVITHDMNSVMEIGDHIIFINQGRKWWQGDSNEIITTDNEEVVKFVYASKFMQNLRQKMINN comes from the coding sequence ATGATCGTGGTAGATAACATATCAAAGTCTTTTGGTGATACGCAAATTTTGTTTGATGTTTCCGCCACTTTTTCTGAAGGTCAGGTTAACTTGATTATTGGAGCATCTGGTCAAGGAAAATCAGTTTTAACTAAGTGTATTGTTGGTTTACACGAGGTTGATAAAGGTGCTATTCTATATGATGGTAGAGATTTTACTGCCATGAACAGAAAAGAACGAATAGAAATTAGAAAAGAAATTGGAATGCTCTTTCAGGGTTCAGCTCTTTTTGATTCATTGACAGTTGAGGAGAACGTGATGTTTCCTTTAAAGATGTTTACGAATATGTCTTTAGAAGAAAGAAGAGATAGAGCTAATTTTTGCTTGCAAAGAGTAGATATCATTAATAAAAATGATTTGTTTCCGGCTGAATGCTCAGGAGGAATGCAAAAACGTATTGCTATTGCAAGAGCAATTGCAATGAATCCAAAGTATTTGTTTTGTGATGAACCCAATTCAGGTTTAGATCCAAAAACATCCATACGTATTGATAATTTAATCAAGGAAATCACGTATGAATATAATATGACCACTGTTGTGATTACGCACGACATGAACTCTGTAATGGAAATTGGTGATCACATCATTTTTATTAACCAGGGAAGAAAGTGGTGGCAAGGAGATAGCAACGAAATTATAACTACTGATAACGAAGAGGTGGTAAAGTTCGTATACGCATCTAAATTCATGCAGAATCTGCGTCAAAAAATGATTAACAATTAA
- a CDS encoding LytR/AlgR family response regulator transcription factor → MIKWLNKPYPFLLEERSTRLRVALFVFIFVFTFLAVFQPFEFKDVIGTNFYIACLAYGLTSAIVSFFFCSIITGFFPSFANEKTWTIGKEILMMNGILLSISFANLIVGYAVEFHSQQNCPFWQCMLDDIIHTYSIGVFPVMVINFTSYTVMLKRNLSKVEEHNVQLHDRKPVVYVEMPSNLVLTSPANNNDIEIDLSKLLYIMADGNYVEFYLEDAGDVKREIKRNTLNNIVAQLEDYDFLFRSHRAYIVNLNRVVESTGNAQGYQLKLDIGDFTVPVSRTKLREFDNILKSKQNLLEQYSA, encoded by the coding sequence ATGATTAAGTGGCTAAATAAACCATATCCCTTTCTTTTAGAGGAGAGATCTACAAGATTGCGCGTAGCTTTATTTGTGTTTATTTTTGTGTTCACTTTTCTTGCTGTTTTTCAGCCATTTGAGTTCAAAGATGTCATTGGGACAAACTTTTACATAGCTTGTTTAGCGTATGGTTTAACCAGTGCAATTGTGTCATTTTTTTTCTGTTCAATTATTACCGGATTTTTTCCATCATTTGCCAATGAAAAAACATGGACAATTGGAAAAGAAATTCTAATGATGAATGGAATTTTATTGTCTATCAGTTTTGCTAATCTCATTGTAGGATATGCTGTTGAATTTCATTCACAACAAAATTGTCCGTTTTGGCAATGCATGTTAGATGACATTATTCATACCTATTCAATTGGCGTATTCCCGGTTATGGTGATCAATTTTACCAGTTACACTGTGATGCTTAAAAGAAATCTTTCAAAAGTAGAAGAACACAATGTGCAGCTGCATGATAGAAAGCCTGTGGTTTATGTTGAAATGCCTTCAAATCTGGTATTGACTTCTCCTGCCAATAACAATGACATAGAAATTGATTTGTCTAAACTATTATATATAATGGCGGATGGTAACTATGTCGAATTTTATTTGGAAGATGCAGGTGATGTTAAAAGAGAGATTAAAAGAAATACGCTTAATAATATTGTGGCTCAGTTAGAGGATTATGACTTTTTGTTTAGATCTCATAGAGCATATATTGTAAATTTGAATCGGGTTGTTGAAAGTACAGGGAATGCTCAAGGATATCAATTAAAACTGGACATTGGAGATTTTACTGTGCCTGTTTCAAGAACTAAATTGAGAGAATTTGACAACATTTTAAAAAGTAAACAAAATTTGCTCGAACAATATTCGGCTTAA
- a CDS encoding NAD(P)H-dependent glycerol-3-phosphate dehydrogenase, which produces MSEIHKTIGVIGGGSWATALVKILTNQEHVINWWMHNESSAEHLLKFKHNPKYLQSVEFDLDRINVSTDIMEVVEPSEILIIATPSAYLHNLFHDFPKEKLKNKSIFSAVKGIIPEVNEIPGQYYHKHLEVPYENIGIICGPCHAEEVALERLSYLTIASQDEDLAEYMEERLNCRYIKTTISDDIFGTEYSAVLKNVYSIASGICAGLGYGDNFQSVLVSNAIQEIENFIDEVNPIHRDVKSSAYLGDLLVTAYSKFSRNRTFGYMIGKGYSVKIAQLEMDMIAEGYYATKCIVEINKEYGVEMPILEAVNNIIYEKISPFIEMRILSEKMS; this is translated from the coding sequence ATGTCAGAAATCCATAAAACAATAGGTGTCATAGGTGGTGGTAGCTGGGCTACTGCATTGGTTAAGATATTGACCAATCAGGAACACGTCATCAATTGGTGGATGCATAATGAAAGTTCGGCTGAACATCTTTTAAAGTTCAAGCACAATCCAAAATATCTTCAATCTGTTGAATTTGATTTGGACAGAATTAATGTGAGTACTGATATTATGGAAGTTGTAGAGCCTTCAGAAATTCTGATTATCGCAACACCATCTGCCTACTTACACAACTTGTTTCACGATTTTCCAAAAGAGAAACTAAAGAACAAGTCAATTTTTTCTGCTGTAAAAGGTATTATCCCAGAAGTAAATGAAATTCCGGGTCAATATTATCACAAGCATCTTGAAGTTCCTTACGAGAACATTGGAATTATTTGTGGTCCTTGTCATGCAGAAGAAGTTGCATTAGAGCGTTTATCCTACCTAACAATTGCTTCACAGGATGAAGATCTGGCAGAATACATGGAAGAACGCTTGAATTGCAGATACATTAAAACAACGATTTCTGATGACATTTTTGGAACAGAATATTCAGCTGTATTGAAAAACGTATACTCAATTGCCAGCGGAATTTGTGCCGGATTAGGTTACGGTGATAACTTTCAATCAGTTTTAGTATCAAATGCAATTCAAGAAATTGAAAACTTTATTGATGAAGTGAACCCAATTCACCGTGATGTTAAATCATCTGCTTATTTAGGTGACTTGTTGGTAACTGCATATTCTAAATTCTCTAGAAATAGAACATTTGGTTATATGATTGGTAAAGGCTACTCTGTGAAAATTGCCCAATTAGAGATGGACATGATCGCTGAAGGATACTACGCCACCAAATGTATTGTAGAAATTAACAAAGAATATGGTGTTGAAATGCCAATTTTAGAGGCAGTAAACAATATAATCTACGAAAAAATTTCTCCTTTTATTGAAATGAGAATTCTAAGTGAAAAGATGAGCTAA
- a CDS encoding thioredoxin family protein, with the protein MKRAIVVSFLALVGVVTLSFQSNTAKVQDDKEKEKLTWYTDLGEADKVSDETGKPIFGFFTGSDWCGWCIKLQNNVFAKEAFIKWAKEEVVLLELDFPRRKQLPAEQAKQNRELQQAFKVTGYPTIWMFYADKDAVTNKYQLTAIGKLGYPSGPGVVAGKEEEKFLKDANKILEADAKTKANKK; encoded by the coding sequence ATGAAAAGAGCAATAGTTGTAAGTTTTTTGGCATTAGTAGGAGTTGTAACACTTTCGTTTCAGTCTAATACAGCCAAAGTTCAGGATGATAAAGAAAAAGAAAAATTAACCTGGTATACAGACTTAGGGGAGGCAGATAAAGTCTCTGATGAAACAGGGAAACCAATTTTTGGATTCTTTACCGGAAGTGATTGGTGTGGTTGGTGCATTAAATTGCAAAACAACGTATTTGCGAAAGAGGCTTTCATTAAATGGGCCAAAGAAGAGGTTGTTTTGCTGGAGCTTGATTTTCCAAGAAGAAAACAATTGCCGGCTGAACAAGCAAAGCAAAATAGAGAATTGCAACAAGCATTTAAAGTAACTGGTTATCCTACAATCTGGATGTTTTATGCAGATAAAGATGCTGTTACAAATAAGTATCAATTAACAGCTATCGGAAAATTAGGGTATCCTTCTGGTCCTGGAGTTGTTGCTGGAAAAGAGGAAGAAAAGTTTTTGAAAGATGCTAATAAGATTTTAGAAGCTGACGCTAAAACAAAAGCTAATAAAAAGTAA
- a CDS encoding phytoene desaturase family protein produces the protein MKKSVDVIGAGLSGLYAACYLAKNGYQVRVFEKNESVGGRSRVFEAEGFTFDMGPSWYWMPELIDKMFEDLGENRQDYYQLKRLDPAYRIFWKDHEPTDIPADMHSLKKLFDGFEPNGGEKLEAFLSDAKTKYDIAVDKFLFKPGLKWKEIVNLGVFKSALKLDVFKSVDKDVSKRFTSAQAKAILNFPVLFLGEMPSRIPSLYTLMNHADLSLGTWYPEGGMSATAKALKAIAEKHGVEFHLNAPLKSVEVVNDKVQSMLVGNELVSTEKLIVSADYHYVEQNILPPKYRSYNENYWDSRKLAPSSLIFYLGVDKKIDHLQHHNLFFDEDLMAHGETIYKSKSWPTSPLFYVCAPSKTDGDVAPEGKENLFVLIPVAPDLDDNQEIRDRYLQIVINRIKKHTGVDITDHIIYKRDYCVSDFKQDYNAYKGNAYGLANTLKQTANLKPKIKSKLNNLNYCGQLTVPGPGVPPALISGQLAASQIILSK, from the coding sequence ATGAAAAAATCGGTTGATGTAATAGGAGCCGGTTTGTCCGGATTATATGCTGCTTGTTATTTGGCTAAAAATGGCTACCAAGTTCGCGTATTCGAAAAAAATGAAAGTGTTGGTGGAAGAAGTCGTGTTTTTGAAGCAGAAGGTTTCACTTTTGATATGGGGCCTTCATGGTATTGGATGCCTGAACTAATTGATAAAATGTTTGAAGATCTTGGTGAAAACAGACAAGATTATTATCAGCTAAAAAGATTGGATCCGGCTTATCGTATTTTTTGGAAAGATCATGAGCCTACAGATATTCCTGCTGACATGCATTCACTTAAAAAATTGTTTGATGGTTTTGAACCAAATGGAGGTGAAAAACTAGAAGCATTTTTGAGTGATGCAAAAACAAAGTATGACATTGCGGTTGACAAATTTCTTTTCAAACCTGGTCTTAAATGGAAAGAGATTGTCAACCTTGGTGTTTTCAAAAGTGCACTTAAACTTGATGTTTTTAAGTCTGTAGACAAGGATGTCTCTAAAAGATTTACATCAGCTCAAGCCAAAGCCATATTAAACTTTCCGGTGCTATTCTTGGGTGAAATGCCTAGTAGAATTCCTTCACTTTATACTTTGATGAATCATGCTGATTTGTCATTAGGAACCTGGTATCCAGAAGGTGGAATGAGCGCAACTGCCAAAGCATTAAAAGCTATTGCAGAAAAGCATGGTGTAGAATTTCATCTTAACGCACCACTAAAAAGTGTGGAGGTAGTTAATGATAAAGTGCAAAGTATGTTGGTAGGTAATGAATTGGTTAGCACTGAAAAATTGATTGTAAGTGCAGACTATCATTATGTAGAACAAAATATTTTACCTCCAAAATACCGTTCATACAACGAAAATTATTGGGATTCTCGAAAATTAGCACCTAGCTCCTTGATTTTTTACCTGGGAGTAGATAAAAAAATTGATCATCTGCAGCATCACAATTTGTTTTTTGATGAGGATTTAATGGCACATGGTGAAACAATTTACAAATCAAAGTCGTGGCCAACATCTCCTTTGTTCTACGTATGCGCTCCTTCAAAAACTGATGGAGATGTTGCGCCTGAAGGAAAAGAGAATCTTTTTGTTTTGATACCGGTTGCTCCTGATTTAGACGATAATCAAGAAATAAGAGATCGGTATCTACAAATTGTAATTAATCGAATTAAAAAACACACTGGAGTAGATATTACAGATCATATAATCTACAAAAGAGACTATTGTGTTTCTGACTTTAAACAAGATTACAATGCTTATAAGGGGAATGCTTATGGTTTGGCAAATACCCTTAAACAAACGGCTAATCTCAAACCAAAAATTAAATCAAAATTGAACAATCTCAACTATTGTGGGCAATTGACAGTTCCCGGACCTGGAGTTCCTCCAGCATTAATTTCCGGACAGTTGGCCGCCTCACAAATCATCTTAAGCAAATGA
- a CDS encoding MerR family transcriptional regulator has product MAKYSIKDLENFTKIKAHTLRIWEQRYNLLNPQRTDTNIRYYSDRDLKKILNINLLYSNGLKISKIAKLTEEELFQKASEILISEDTSYPDEVNKFVTYVMELDDLSIQQSLNKLVDKIGMERMYSEILVPLLEKIGTLWQVDAISVSHEHFVSNLIREFLIVRIDKVPIATSARAKVVLFLHEGEKHELSLLFYYYILKSRAYDCFYLGQSVPMRDLKTFVKEIKPDYLITSFIAETSEDEIAAFFNEVSAFFDLRKIYAGGYQLVNHSKVVPKEINQIQGINDINL; this is encoded by the coding sequence ATGGCAAAGTATTCGATAAAGGACTTAGAGAATTTTACCAAGATCAAAGCGCACACATTGCGTATTTGGGAACAACGCTATAATTTGTTGAATCCTCAGAGAACAGATACGAATATCAGATACTATTCAGATAGAGATCTGAAGAAAATTCTCAATATTAATCTTTTGTACAGTAACGGCTTAAAGATTTCTAAGATTGCCAAGCTTACAGAGGAAGAGTTATTTCAAAAGGCCTCTGAAATTTTAATATCTGAGGATACTTCATATCCGGATGAGGTAAACAAGTTTGTTACTTATGTAATGGAATTGGATGACCTTTCTATACAACAATCTCTAAATAAGTTGGTAGATAAAATTGGCATGGAGCGCATGTATTCTGAAATATTGGTTCCATTGCTTGAGAAAATTGGAACGCTTTGGCAAGTAGATGCCATTTCAGTTTCTCATGAGCATTTTGTGTCAAATCTAATTCGGGAATTTTTAATCGTCAGAATTGATAAAGTGCCAATAGCAACTTCTGCCAGGGCAAAGGTTGTCTTGTTTTTGCATGAAGGAGAGAAACATGAATTGAGCTTATTGTTTTACTATTATATACTAAAAAGCCGAGCTTATGATTGCTTTTATCTAGGGCAATCAGTCCCAATGCGTGACCTAAAAACATTTGTGAAAGAAATCAAGCCGGATTATTTAATTACAAGCTTCATTGCTGAAACTTCTGAAGATGAAATTGCTGCCTTTTTCAATGAGGTAAGTGCATTTTTTGACCTCCGTAAAATATATGCAGGAGGATATCAATTAGTAAATCACAGCAAAGTAGTTCCCAAAGAAATAAATCAAATTCAAGGAATCAACGACATCAATCTCTAA
- a CDS encoding phytoene desaturase family protein produces MSSAVKYDTVVIGGGISGIAAALRRKAKGESVLLLEKNEKLGGKLDELKWNGYRWDKGPSLFTLPHLVDELFELFGKNPADYFKYITHYENTRYIFGDRTKLTLFTEKEKRKASLQEVFSTQEVDAVENYLQKVSSTYQSIGDLFIDRPKLSFKDALKLEVVKQYPKVISTQMMSSLDGYNRKTLKHPKLVQLFNRFGTYNGSDPYKMSGLYSMIPHLELNIGTYFPIGGMRAIINALVKLCHEVGVDVKLNQTDIEVDQIEEGYLVNLKDESVKSKNLICSIDHLNFYKSVLKDNALFAKHAKEERSSSAIVFYWAIDKHFDEIGLHNILFSDDYKSEFHQLFDLAITPLEPTIYIHNSSAIEKMDAPEGCQNWFVMIHTPAGIEVTDQIMDKARDFIKARVKHLLDIDIENHIAFEDSWNMQKVERVTGSYKGALYGGAFNSKLSSFKRHGNKSKKYKNLYFTGGSVHPGGGIPLVLKSAKIVDELMDQNG; encoded by the coding sequence ATGAGCAGTGCTGTAAAATATGACACAGTTGTTATTGGTGGAGGGATTTCTGGAATAGCTGCAGCTTTAAGGAGAAAGGCTAAAGGAGAATCCGTTTTATTGTTGGAGAAAAACGAAAAACTTGGAGGGAAATTAGATGAGTTGAAATGGAATGGTTACAGATGGGACAAAGGACCTTCTTTGTTTACATTGCCCCATTTAGTTGATGAATTATTTGAATTGTTCGGTAAAAATCCGGCAGACTATTTTAAATACATTACACATTATGAAAACACTAGATATATATTCGGCGACAGAACGAAGCTTACCCTTTTCACTGAAAAGGAAAAAAGGAAAGCATCTTTACAAGAGGTTTTCAGTACTCAAGAGGTGGACGCGGTTGAAAACTATCTCCAAAAGGTCTCCTCAACCTACCAAAGCATTGGAGATCTCTTCATAGATAGACCTAAACTTTCTTTTAAAGATGCCCTAAAACTTGAAGTGGTTAAGCAATATCCAAAAGTGATATCTACTCAAATGATGAGTTCACTAGATGGATACAATCGCAAAACTTTAAAACACCCAAAATTGGTACAATTGTTCAACAGGTTTGGAACATACAATGGGTCAGATCCCTATAAAATGAGTGGTTTGTACAGTATGATTCCGCACCTGGAATTAAACATTGGAACGTATTTTCCAATAGGAGGGATGAGGGCAATTATTAATGCACTTGTGAAATTGTGTCATGAAGTTGGAGTAGATGTAAAGTTGAATCAAACTGACATTGAAGTTGACCAAATTGAAGAGGGTTATTTGGTGAATTTGAAAGATGAATCTGTAAAATCAAAAAACCTGATTTGCTCCATTGATCACCTAAATTTCTACAAAAGTGTTTTAAAAGATAATGCCCTATTCGCCAAACATGCCAAAGAAGAACGTTCAAGTTCAGCAATAGTTTTTTATTGGGCAATTGACAAGCATTTTGATGAAATTGGTTTGCATAACATTCTTTTTTCTGATGATTATAAAAGTGAATTCCATCAATTATTTGATTTGGCCATCACGCCTTTAGAACCTACCATTTACATTCACAATTCATCAGCTATTGAAAAAATGGATGCACCAGAAGGTTGTCAAAATTGGTTTGTGATGATTCATACTCCTGCAGGGATTGAAGTGACAGATCAAATAATGGATAAGGCCAGAGATTTTATCAAAGCCAGAGTAAAGCATTTACTAGATATTGATATTGAAAATCACATTGCATTTGAAGATTCCTGGAACATGCAAAAGGTAGAGAGGGTGACGGGTTCTTATAAAGGTGCTTTATACGGAGGTGCTTTTAACAGTAAATTATCTTCCTTTAAACGACATGGTAATAAAAGTAAAAAGTATAAAAACCTATATTTTACAGGAGGATCAGTACATCCCGGAGGAGGGATTCCGCTTGTGCTTAAATCAGCCAAAATTGTAGATGAATTAATGGATCAAAATGGATAA